TTATGTATGGTTGGTAGTGCGGTGGATATTCAAAGTGGATATATAACTGATGGAGATAGAGTTGGATATATATAACTTGTTCAATTGAGGTGCAAACAATAATTTCTCTTATAAGAAACCTTTAATTTGTGGAAGACCCAAAGCATCTCCCTTCTCTTTCAAGAATAAAGAGCTTACACAAACCCACAGTTGCATGTAAATAGAACTTCCCATcgaacttttattttttgaggtaAAATGACAATAAAATAGACATTCTACATAAACATTTCATAAAATTGGAATCTGCTTGGCCTGAGAGGGACAGGCTCTATGTATATAAAACCAAACACTAATAACATTTTTCGTTAACACCCTCTAATAATTCTCTGCCACTGCATAGGCATTTAGAAAAATAACAGTGTGTGTTGGAATACTAGGTAAACAAATAAAACCATAGTAAGCATCTAGTCGGGAAGCAGCTAATGAAGTCAAACTACAGTTACCGACCGTTcttagcgcaagtgacaaaagataTGATGACTGATACCGAAGGTCCTAAGTTTGAAGCAtacttttttcaaattttcagctaaatttatttctaaaaaaataaataaaaaactagcATATTATCCttctttcagaaaaaaaaaaaaaaaaaaaaaacaaataccatgtaaaaaaaataaaaccgtAATGAGTATCTAGCCGAGAAGTAACTAATGAAGTCAAACTATATTTATCGgccgttcctagcgcaagtgataaaagacttaatggttgatatccgaaATTCTAAAATTGAAGTACAGTTGTTTTagattttcagctaagtttattttttaaaaaatacataaaGCAGTAACATGGTATtgtcctctcaaaaaaaaaaaagaaaaaagaaaaagtcaaaCTACAGTTGTTGCATGTTGAAATAACTAACATCTTTGGAGAGAAAATGCACTCCTCATTGTGGGTACCTTACAAAGTTTCTCTTGCTTTACTAGTCTATTATCACGCATCGCAAAAATGCATTAGTTTGTATATTAACATTAGTTTGTATGAGTCGTTTTCAACGTGACGGATACAACTATATTTCAGTGTGCATAATTATTGAGCATTTGTtaattaaacttaattaaaataattacgAAATTTCATTCACTATTATTATCTTTGCTAAAACAAAcctgtaaatttaatttaaggtATAATTAGAAGATGTACTGTGACGTTTAGCGACTTAAATGTaacggataaaaaaaaattttcattatcaaaatttaaaatctcacaAGAAGGGTAAGTGTATTTATGCCTAGATTTAACATGAAAATTGACTTTGAATGGTACTTTTAACCGAAGCTTACTGAAccaattaattattctatattaaaaaaaagtattttgtgAATCACATGTACACATGTTTCGATTCAGGAAAACTTGATCTTGATTTCAATATCAAATTTAAGCTCAATTTCAAAATGATAATCAATGTGCATACGCGGAAAAgagtttaataattaataccTGATCAGATCTCAAGTTCAAACTCTAATTGCTTTAAatattcaactaaatttatttttaaaaataatagacGAAACAAATAATATGTTATCTTTCTTTCTAAgcgaaaaaaataaacatacaGTACCATGCATCATTATATAAACAAGTAATGTTATGGTACAGTACCCATAAATCTCTCATCAAGGAAAAACtaattcaaccaaaaaaaaaaaaaaaaaatcatcaattaAACCATAAAAAACAGATGTAAACAATTTTCTACTGCCTCAGCGGCCAAAATTTCTCCAACGCTATGTAAGGATGATAGTTCTCGAAAGAGATAaccaaaatataatatcaaaggttgcgtttggttcgggccggtataaataaaaattacttatttcaaatataGGTATAAGTTCGGATATAAGCAGGACTAGATCAATTTCGCGTTTtgataaaaattgggttgtttgcaagaataaaataaataatattttgatgattagattggaacaagaggaataagagttttaattttaaattaaaattattttatctaattaattaacatcaaaatattacttaaaaataaatttattagctatgaatattgtataaaataataaaaatatattaattaattaattaattataaaaaataatttaactttttacttagttagtaaataattttaactagataactagtaaaaaaatttaattagattaaaagaaatattaatggttgatcaataaataaatattagtttatgaataaatacattaaattattaataattaattataaataataaattaattaattattttattatttaagtaataaataataatttaaatgtattaattacattaattaataatttaatatcataattaaaattaaatttagactttattaatcttgtttcaatctgggaacaagcttgttcagaaaaaaaagagtggaatagtaatttcagttttatactagtttatttcagaaatttgaaaattactgTTGTTGGGTATCAAATATAGCGTTTAGAAACAAAAGAAGGAATAAGAACTTATTCCCCTttatttccgaaccaaacacagccAAACAGTATAATAACTGTTCTTATATTTTGCCTTTTATTTTATCTTGTGGTTTATTTCATGTACTTTAATTGTTATTCTCtagtgaattttattttatcgtaCCATAATAATCGATCATTAACTACGGTGTGCTTATATTATAAAACATATAAAGTACAGAACACTAACATATAAATTATAGATATTGAAATATATGAagatatatagagtagggctactatatttttacgAGTATAAAGTCCTTCATACTCgatcataagttgttttcgatgatgaagctcccgaatcgacgatccactccattaaatacgatctaaagtatttgaaacttctagaaaataaattttgtaatttttcgaaatcataataaagtctatcaaatgGATATAGAATAAACAGTCGAAATAAaacaacgtcctaaaaatggatgatttgatccttcaatttaagatcagagttattgatctttatctagataatgaatagaattttctatcaaaaattcaatcgattctgattcttttacactgttaaattaacaagtattccataccagtggttaaaattttttaattttgtgattttttaatcgtaaggtaaatgatgtcaaaaaattgtaaaatttaatttctagaaattttaaatgctctagataacgtttaacgatatggatcattaattcggaagctctattatcaaaaacgacttatgagtatgaaggcgattgtactcataagatAACATAGCGACTCaggatactatatatatatatattattttaacattATATTTCACAGAGTACTGCATTGCTATCTTATAATTTTGCTACTCTATGAATAGAGTATCTCGCgacaaaaaaagcaaaataaaagaatagcaaattataactttttttttttaagaaaaattaacaAGCTCCTTTTCATTAATAAGGAGTACGAACTTAGTTATAAAAAAGAAGCAACTAGAGCCTCTAATGTAAATAACgcgatcaaaaaaaaaaaaaaaaaaaaaaaaaaaaaaaaaaaaaaaaaaaaaaaaaaaaaaaaaacccttgaTATTTTATCCACGTGGAtcgaaacccaaacccgacccgtgtTGTGACCTCCGAAACCCTTAAACAAACCCGGTCGGGCGAACCGGAATGGAACTGAGAGTCTGAGACCCACTCCTCGGTTAGCCGTGAACAGAGTTAAATCCGGTCCGAGAAGTCATTCCCTAGACCTGGTGTATCCTCACAACTCATACACCATCTTAATATTTGTTGATTAATTCCTCAATATAAATggattaataatataatctagaaAAAACTTAAAGTATCCCCTGTGGTTTACcgtttcttactttagtactctacaATTTAAAGTATATAACTTTactattctgtgattttatttttctctttccgttatctcatccattaatttttttcgtttaatCAATGAGAAAGTTAAACTATATGGTAATGAAGTAAAAATTACGTAAACCAtgaaatactaaagtgaatttctcaaaaatataattttttgaaaaaaaaaaatgaaatatgtatggagacccttctggtaattatttttaaatttttgctaagctaaaactttattattaaataaaataattctattAGCTGCTATAGTTTATTAGctaaaaaatgatcaaagcTGATAAAATCGCTCATTAATTTGAGTAAAATGCTAGAATTAGGCATTgttaacaaaaagataaaaactttAAAAGGTATCAAtccagaaaattaaaattaacaggacattcatacatttttcctttaagttcttatttaaaaaaaaaaaagggataattgcctacatacccctcatacgtttgaaaatatctgatttatccctactttttttttctttctaaaatacccctcatatgttccatcgttattgcaaaatacccccgcagttatttcctgttaagttaacttaggttaaacgtgagttaaacatctaccacagttaaaaaaaattaaaataccaatttgtccttaacttaagggcaaataagaaatgttggtggcggtaaaaaagtatattggaaaagaccaaaagtcaaaatattttttgtgacccTAACTTTAAGAGCAAatatagagatgtcaacggatgagattcggggcggatttttaaaatcccgaacccgacccgactccaaacccgagacctgaactcgaacccgaactcgacgaattttaaaaatccatatctaaatccgaacccgaccaaaaatccaaaacccgaacccgaaaatttgaacccaaaatatattttttttcaatatttcaaaatatattatattaaatctaaatttttaaaatacaaattcaaatataacatcaaatatatatatatatatatatatatatatatatatatatatatatattccagctatggtgcttgtaaaagcaccaagcacttggtgcttgtaagttttttaccgttagatctatttctcggatcattttcaaccattagattatactattcaaccaaccacccactcaaccctaggggccctacatcatcctaaccgcatatctcttaatccaatggctaaaaatctacaagcaccaataacttggtacttttaaaagcataggagctcatttatatatatatatatatatatatatatatatatatatatatatatatatatatatatacaaaataaatttcggttcgggtccggttcgggtttgggtcggatacaattaaaatctatatccgaatccatatcttatgggtttctattttttatattcatatccatCGAATATATCCATTTTATTCTGGTTCGagttcgaataaaatttcgaatatctatatccattgacatccctaagcAAATAAGaatggaagggtatatttgaaaaggcaaaatagtaattttacagagataacagagtttattaacagattttaactctaggggtatattagaaatagattggaacgtagaaaaggcattttcaatattaaccttctaagaggggtaaattgaAAAGTCAAGAACTTTTtagggatatataagcaattgcccctaaaaaaGAGATAAAGTTCGAATATCACTattgtagtttcgcactttcttattttaatgcctcatggtttaaagtgtatcaatttagtatcctatgattttattttttttctttttgtcagctcctccattaatattttattaaattatatataaaaaacttcagatatcctatctagatttatcgaatattatcTTTAGTATCTttcagttttaactttgttactaatttaacaaaaaataataattgaaggAACACTTAAAAGCGAAAAATAAATCACGtagcactaaattgatacaccttaaattacagaatactaaaataaaaagttacgaAACTACAAGAATGTTGTTTggagttttttctaaaaattattgagGTTCAAAATCCACATTTTGAGAAGTACACATCGGGGTTTTTTTGGTATGGGGTGTGCCGGTGTATGAGATGTAACTATACACCGGGTGCACGCAACAACTTCTACCCACACCCACAGTTAAAACGCCGGAGCCTTATGCTGACGTGGCACGCGGGTATGCGTATAAAATACGGGAAATTTCGCCCCTACACACcccccctccctcctctccctcgtGCGGACACCTCATCACATCCATCGCAAAAAGAAACGAccgaagaagaaaagagaaaataaaaataaaaaaaaagaaaaagaagagcagagagagagagagagagagagagagagagagagagatcacaaagaggaggaggaggaagaagaagaaactttTCCGATTCCCCCTCCCCGAATCGCCTCTCTTCGATCCGCAGCTTCTCCCAAACGCGAATTCCACTCCCGATTGCGGCTTATTCGGAAAGCCGAGTCCTTGTGATTGGTTGCATGGAATAGAGGGAGTGGATGCGGAGATAAGGTGAGAAATCCGAGCATCGGGGCGcggatttggggattttggatgCTCGATTGCTGTTTGTAGCGCGATTTTGATCTTGTTCGTGTCGATCTCCCCCGATCTGTTCGTGGGAGGATGGATCTTTGCCCGTCCCTGTTTTGCTTCGTCTCTGTTGCTATTTTTCGGGATTTTGCGGACGGGACGAGTCCcaattcgaatttttttttatttttttgcgaTTTTGATTAGATGGTTGTGTTAAAGATGGGATTTTGTTATCTGGGTGTGCTTTGTTTTGTTGGGGGTTTTATCCCTTGATGTTGAACTCGTTGTCCCTGAATTTTGGGCGTTTCTGGTTTCGATTTGCTTGTGTTTGAATACGTGATTGATTTGTTGAGATTTATCTCAAGATTTGGTTATGTTTCATTTTTGGTTGTGCTAAAGTAGGGAGCTTGTGGATAATAATTATGCGAGATATATTAAGAAAAGTATTCTTTTTGAAGTGGAATTCGTTGCTTTATTTGTATGTGTTCTTTGATCATCAGAGAGAATATACTTTCTTTGGGATAGCGAAACTGCTCACACacaattcttttccttttccatcTCCTCTGTGTTTACTTGACGATCTCTTATTACAAAATGTTCGAGTTACCTCTCAAGCAAGTTTAGTCCTTGTGGATCCTCTGTGTGCACGAAATTGTGAGATGATGTTGAATTTTCCTTGttttaatcatttctttttGTTATGATCTTAGATATTTTCTACTTTTATCATTTTTGATAGCTTCTGAAGTTATTGCATGCTCCTTTCTCTGTTTATGCTCCGCACTTTGTCCATATAGTCCCATTGTCTCTAATATAGTCCTGTGGATTTAATCATCAGTAATCAATGTAGTTTATGGGTCTAGTAGTAGATGTTTGTTTATCTTGGCATGCAATCTGATATACTTTGTTGTCTCTGAAATGGCAGCAGATTGAACTTGCATCTTCGTCGTAATCTCAAGGGGTGCTGCTAACTACGGAGCAGTGCCCGATGGACGCGACCACGAGCGGAGCCTCCCCCTCCATCCCTTTCCTCAACATTGTCGATGAGCCCCCCCTCTCCCTCGCCCCGCCTTTACCCCAAAACTTCCAACGATCCCAGCGCCACTGCTTTGGCAACTCCGCCCCCGGCGAATTCCCCTTAGCTGCTAGCCCTTCTGTCGTGCTCCATGTCCTCACCGCATCCGACCTCGACCCCCAGGACCTTGCCAAACTCGAGGCAAGTGTGAAAGTGCTTCCGATTCTCTCTCGCGTTTAAAGAATCGATAATGCTGCTGATTCGATTTCTTGGTGGTTGCAGGCGACATGTGCGTTCTTCAGGAAGCCAGCGAATTTCTCACCGGATTACCAGTTGTCCATGTCGGAAGTCGCGGCATTGGACATGTGCCAGAAAAGGGCGATATTTAAGCCCATGACGATGGAGGAGAGAGAACTTCTTAAGCAGCGGTGCGGGGGGTCGTGGAAGCTCGTGCTTAGGTACATTCTAGCTGGTGAGGCATGCTGCCGCCGCGAGAAGTCGCAGGCGATCGCCGGGCCCGGGCACAGCGTTGCAGTGACCTCGTGCGGTTCAGTCTACACCTTCGGTTCCAATGGCTCGGGCCAGCTCGGGCACGGCACCTTGGAAGAGGAGTGGCGGCCGCGCATTATAAGGTGGTGATTTTTCATCTTCCGAGTTGCTTCATAAACACAATAAAAAAAGTGAATCAACATTCAAGAACGAGAATTTTCGGTGGTACTACTTGCAGATCATTGCAAGGCATTCGGATCATCCAGGCTGCAGCTGGAGCCGGACGGACAATGCTGATCAGCGATGCGGGTAGGGTTTATGCATTCGGGAAAGACTCATTTGGAGAGGCGGAATATGGGGCACAAGGGTCTAAAGTTGTTACGACACCCCAAATGGTGGAATCATTGAAGGACATATTTGTGGTTCAAGCGGCAATCGGGAACTTCTTCACTGCTGTTCTGTCTCGAGAGGGGAGAGTCTATACTTTCTCTTGGGGTAATGAGACGAAGCTAGGGCATCAGACGGAGCCGAATGATGTTGAACCCCGTCTTCTCTTGGGTCCTCTTGAGAATATCCCGGTGGTGCAAATTGCAGCTGGCTATTGCTATCTCCTAGCATTGGCGTGCCAACCAAGTGGCATGTAAGATATTTCCCTTATTATCAGTTCTCAATTATTATTCtaccaaattcaaattcaaagttcaaatctAGCCCTAGCGAAAAGATTTACTTGTCATGTATTCAATCCTTATTCATGCTAATAGTTTCTTTTGGTTCCTCTTTTCTTCATTGAACACATTGTATGAGGAACTCTTTAAGATGATTGCGCCACAGTATTAAGAATGACTTGTTCAACTACTAGTAAAGCTTGTACATTAAGAGCCTATTTGAATGGTTGAACAAGTTATCTAGTGATTGATCAAAGTGTCATGGCCATTTTCTTTTGATATTGCACAATAAGGAGACTGAGCTTGTGTGAGATCTTGTTTCTGACTTTTCAGGATAGGATGGTCACCTTAAAAAGATCATCTACTGCAAATTTTGAGATAAATGGTTTCGAGGCTGTATATTCTTTATGCAATGTAGACACCTTTTCATGCTTCCCAACAACCGAGATATGTTGAAAAAGATATCCATGcttccaaacaggccctaaccATTTCTTATGTCTCAttgtttatttgcaattgtAATGTAGGTCGGTTTACTCTGTGGGCTGTGGTCTAGGAGGCAAGCTCGGGCACGGTTCGAGGACCGACGAGAAGTACCCGAGATTGATCGAGCAGTTCCAGGCTTTGAATCTGCAGCCTATGGTCGTGGCGGCGGGTGCATGGCACGCCGCCGTTGTAGGGCGGGATGGGCGTGTGTGCACGTGGGGTTGGGGACGGTACGGCTGCTTGGGCCATGGCAATGAGGAGTGCGAGTCCGTCCCTAAAGTAGTTGAAGCCTTGAGTAAGGTCAAGGCCGTCCATGTTGCTACTGGTGATTACACGACTTTCGTTGTGTCGGATAACGGGGATGCGTATTCATTCGGCTGCGGAGAGTCCTCAAGCCTGGGGCATTCAGCTGCGGTTGATGGACAGGTTTTACATGCTattctttttatcattttcttccCCTCTTTATACTGAAGTTACTCCTTCCTCATTCAACTAACTTTTTGTTTTCTCCATAATTCATAAACCAAACTAGATGTTGCGGAAGAATTTTTTGTAGTCAAAAATCTCATTTAATTGTCTAAAATTTATGTTCGAAAGAACCCGAAATCCAAAATCATAAGCAAACAAGGCCTAAGGTTTAAGTTCATGATATAATCATACAATAGCAGTAATAACTATCTACAACATTTGTCTAACATCTAACAAAATTTATGGTGATGTGTAGCAAATCGACTCTTGAGTCAATAAATTGCTGTATCATTCATTTGACAAAGTctcaagtatttttttttcttatttccaggGCAACAGGCACACTAATGTGCTTACTCCAGAACTAGTCACCTCTCTGAAAAATATCAATGAAAGGGTGGTACAAATCAGCCTCACAAACTCGATATACTGGAATGCGCACACGTTCGCTCTCACCGAATCGGGTAAGTTGTACGCGTTTGGGGCGGGTGACAAGGGCCAGCTCGGCATCGAACTCGTCGCGCAGCAAACCGAGAGAGGGAATCCGGAAAGGGTCGAAATCGATCTCAGCTAGCCTTCAGTTAGCTCATGGAGGCAGGCGTAGTGCTTATTCCGCTTATTCCTCTACATTTAATCCTGTTAATTCTTTTGGACTTCTTTAATCTCTTCTGCTGACTATTCCTCTGATTATAACAAAAGGCATCTGATGTTCATATGCTGTCGAAATCTGCTTTTAGAATTCATGTTCATATGTAAATAGTAAGGAACAAAACATGGGTCGCTAGTTGCATGCTCAGGCTTGAAAAGTAGATAGCTGACATGCTGTTGATAGCTCTTTAGTTTAAGGTGtgcaaattaaattcaaatgccTTCATTTCATTTGACTAATCATACACTTACCTTCTGCTTCTCTTGGAATCGCATATTTGATGCTCATTACGATTTGTGGTGAACTGCATTAATCTGCTCTGCTGCTCCGTTTATTTcaggtttaatttttttttaccgagAATAGCTATTCAGATTAAAACCACGTGTAGA
The nucleotide sequence above comes from Ananas comosus cultivar F153 linkage group 17, ASM154086v1, whole genome shotgun sequence. Encoded proteins:
- the LOC109723155 gene encoding ultraviolet-B receptor UVR8, which produces MDATTSGASPSIPFLNIVDEPPLSLAPPLPQNFQRSQRHCFGNSAPGEFPLAASPSVVLHVLTASDLDPQDLAKLEATCAFFRKPANFSPDYQLSMSEVAALDMCQKRAIFKPMTMEERELLKQRCGGSWKLVLRYILAGEACCRREKSQAIAGPGHSVAVTSCGSVYTFGSNGSGQLGHGTLEEEWRPRIIRSLQGIRIIQAAAGAGRTMLISDAGRVYAFGKDSFGEAEYGAQGSKVVTTPQMVESLKDIFVVQAAIGNFFTAVLSREGRVYTFSWGNETKLGHQTEPNDVEPRLLLGPLENIPVVQIAAGYCYLLALACQPSGMSVYSVGCGLGGKLGHGSRTDEKYPRLIEQFQALNLQPMVVAAGAWHAAVVGRDGRVCTWGWGRYGCLGHGNEECESVPKVVEALSKVKAVHVATGDYTTFVVSDNGDAYSFGCGESSSLGHSAAVDGQGNRHTNVLTPELVTSLKNINERVVQISLTNSIYWNAHTFALTESGKLYAFGAGDKGQLGIELVAQQTERGNPERVEIDLS